Proteins encoded in a region of the Ancylobacter sp. SL191 genome:
- a CDS encoding monovalent cation:proton antiporter-2 (CPA2) family protein encodes MHGEGQGFLIGALIFLATAVIAVPIAKRLGLSPIVGYLIAGVAIGPSGLGAFHDPERIITVAEVGVVLLLFVIGLELQVSRLLAMRKAIFGVGAAQLVFTGIAIAFLTRFAGDGFDWRAAVVAGLSLALSATTIALQLLEDKGGLAQPYGQRTFAVLLFQDMAVVPLIAFMPLLAPGDHEAQSFSQSVGHVLVVIAAIAIVIGTGRYLLTPFFRILARSGAREVMTAAALLVVLGAGALMAAVGMSMAMGAFLAGVMLSESSFRHELEANVDAFRGLLVALFFMGVGMSMNLDVVLANAPLLIIGTLLVTLVKAVSVWTVFRVSEGSEADAVRSATLLTPAGEFSFVLFPLALGLGLITARQGDMLAACAAMTMLLGPPVAMIGERLAQRIESRQRHDEPPEADFSEAHGAVLVVGFGRFGQIASQCLLAQGLEVTIIDNDVEMIQSAGRFGFRIYYGDGTRLDVLRAAGVERAQVVAICVDRRETADRIVDILQANVPTVRLHVRAYDRTHAISLRDKGVDFEMRETFESALAFGEATLKATGIDAETAQATVVDVRQRDMERLLRQRLLVTADGHVGVEPEPLVAPERTAQPLNPEAEDVLKHETEFSG; translated from the coding sequence ATGCACGGTGAAGGCCAGGGTTTTCTGATCGGGGCGCTGATCTTTCTCGCCACCGCCGTCATCGCCGTGCCGATCGCCAAGCGCCTCGGCCTGTCGCCGATCGTCGGCTACCTCATCGCCGGCGTCGCCATCGGCCCCTCGGGCCTCGGTGCCTTTCACGACCCCGAGCGGATCATCACCGTGGCCGAGGTCGGCGTGGTGCTGCTGCTCTTCGTGATCGGTCTCGAACTGCAGGTGAGCCGGCTGCTCGCCATGCGCAAGGCGATCTTTGGCGTCGGCGCGGCGCAGCTCGTCTTCACTGGCATCGCCATCGCCTTCCTCACGCGCTTTGCCGGCGACGGCTTCGACTGGCGGGCGGCAGTGGTCGCGGGCCTGTCGCTCGCGCTCTCGGCGACGACGATCGCGCTGCAATTGCTTGAGGACAAGGGCGGCCTCGCCCAGCCCTATGGCCAGCGCACCTTCGCCGTGCTGCTGTTCCAGGACATGGCGGTGGTGCCGCTCATCGCCTTCATGCCGCTGCTGGCGCCGGGCGACCATGAGGCGCAGAGCTTCAGCCAGTCGGTCGGCCATGTGCTGGTGGTGATCGCGGCCATCGCCATCGTCATCGGCACCGGGCGCTATCTTTTGACCCCGTTCTTTCGCATCCTCGCCCGCTCCGGCGCGCGCGAGGTGATGACGGCGGCGGCGCTGCTGGTCGTGCTCGGCGCCGGCGCGCTGATGGCGGCGGTCGGCATGTCGATGGCGATGGGCGCCTTCCTCGCCGGCGTCATGCTCTCCGAATCGAGCTTCCGCCACGAGCTGGAGGCCAATGTCGACGCCTTTCGCGGCCTGCTGGTCGCGCTGTTCTTCATGGGCGTGGGCATGTCGATGAATCTCGACGTGGTGCTCGCCAATGCCCCGCTGCTCATCATCGGCACGCTGCTGGTCACGCTGGTGAAGGCGGTGTCGGTCTGGACGGTGTTCCGCGTCTCCGAGGGATCGGAGGCTGACGCGGTGCGCTCGGCGACGCTGCTGACCCCGGCGGGCGAATTCTCCTTCGTGCTGTTCCCGCTGGCGCTCGGGCTCGGGCTCATCACCGCCCGGCAGGGCGACATGCTGGCCGCCTGCGCCGCCATGACCATGCTGCTCGGCCCGCCCGTGGCGATGATCGGCGAGCGCCTCGCCCAGCGCATCGAATCCCGCCAGCGCCATGACGAGCCGCCGGAGGCGGATTTCAGCGAGGCGCATGGCGCGGTACTGGTGGTCGGCTTCGGCCGCTTCGGCCAGATCGCCTCGCAATGCCTGCTGGCGCAGGGGCTTGAGGTCACCATCATCGACAATGATGTCGAGATGATCCAGAGCGCCGGCCGCTTCGGCTTCCGCATCTATTATGGCGACGGCACGCGGCTCGACGTGCTACGCGCCGCCGGCGTCGAGCGGGCGCAAGTGGTGGCGATCTGCGTCGACCGGCGCGAGACCGCCGACCGCATCGTCGACATCCTGCAGGCCAATGTGCCGACGGTGCGCCTGCATGTGCGCGCCTATGACCGCACCCACGCCATTTCCCTGCGCGACAAGGGCGTGGACTTCGAGATGCGCGAGACCTTCGAATCGGCGCTCGCCTTTGGCGAGGCGACGCTGAAGGCCACCGGCATCGACGCCGAGACCGCGCAGGCGACGGTGGTGGATGTGCGCCAGCGCGACATGGAGCGTCTGCTGCGCCAGCGTCTGCTGGTCACCGCCGACGGCCATGTCGGGGTCGAGCCGGAGCCGCTGGTCGCCCCCGAGCGCACCGCCCAGCCGCTCAACCCCGAGGCCGAGGACGTGCTCAAGCACGAGACCGAGTTTTCCGGCTGA
- the gnd gene encoding phosphogluconate dehydrogenase (NAD(+)-dependent, decarboxylating), which produces MQLGIVGLGRMGGNIARRLIKAGHSCVVWDRNAAAVEALAADGSMPAGDLAGLVAQLDAPRAVWVMLPAGGPTESTINELAGMLAPGDVIIDGGNSFYKDDIRRAASLRETGIVYIDVGTSGGVWGLERGYCMMIGGEKEAVDRLDPIFAALAPGLGDIPRTPGREARDPRVEQGYIHTGPAGSGHFVKMIHNGIEYGLMQAYAEGFDILKNKASTELPEHERFTLDMADIAEVWRRGSVVSSWLLDLTAIALTSDEKLTDYSGAVADSGEGRWTVEAAVEEAVSAEVLTAALFARFRSRQDHTFGEKLLSAMRFQFGGHSEFKSK; this is translated from the coding sequence ATGCAGCTCGGTATCGTCGGTCTTGGCCGCATGGGTGGAAACATCGCACGCCGCCTCATCAAGGCCGGCCATTCCTGCGTGGTGTGGGACCGCAACGCCGCCGCCGTCGAGGCGCTGGCGGCGGATGGCAGCATGCCGGCGGGCGATCTCGCCGGCCTCGTCGCCCAGCTCGACGCGCCGCGCGCGGTGTGGGTCATGCTCCCGGCCGGCGGGCCGACGGAGAGCACCATCAACGAACTCGCCGGGATGCTGGCGCCGGGCGACGTCATCATCGATGGCGGCAACAGCTTCTACAAGGACGACATCCGCCGCGCCGCCAGCCTGCGCGAGACCGGCATCGTCTATATCGACGTCGGCACCTCCGGCGGCGTCTGGGGCCTCGAACGCGGCTATTGCATGATGATCGGCGGCGAAAAGGAAGCCGTCGACCGGCTCGACCCGATCTTCGCCGCCCTCGCCCCCGGCCTTGGCGACATTCCCCGCACCCCCGGCCGCGAGGCCCGCGACCCCCGGGTCGAGCAGGGCTACATCCACACCGGCCCGGCCGGCTCCGGCCATTTCGTCAAGATGATCCATAACGGCATCGAGTACGGGCTGATGCAGGCCTATGCCGAAGGCTTCGACATCCTCAAGAACAAGGCCTCGACCGAGCTGCCCGAGCACGAGCGCTTCACGCTGGACATGGCGGATATCGCCGAGGTGTGGCGCCGCGGCTCGGTCGTCTCCTCCTGGCTGCTCGACCTCACCGCCATCGCACTGACCAGCGACGAGAAGCTGACGGATTATTCCGGCGCGGTCGCCGATTCCGGCGAGGGCCGCTGGACGGTGGAAGCCGCCGTCGAGGAAGCGGTCTCGGCCGAGGTGCTCACCGCCGCGCTGTTCGCCCGTTTCCGCTCGCGCCAGGACCACACCTTCGGCGAGAAGCTGCTGTCGGCGATGCGCTTCCAGTTCGGCGGCCACTCCGAATTCAAGTCCAAGTGA
- a CDS encoding formate dehydrogenase subunit delta yields MSANTMERLVYMANQIGKFFEVQKHDRAVPGIAKHIKDFWDPRMRARMEDHLAAGGEGLSPLVFEALKTLPPVSRDTIPAAHPTQDIPGPTAHAHH; encoded by the coding sequence ATGTCGGCTAATACGATGGAACGTCTCGTCTACATGGCGAACCAGATCGGCAAGTTCTTCGAGGTGCAGAAGCACGACCGGGCGGTGCCCGGCATCGCCAAGCACATCAAGGATTTCTGGGATCCGCGCATGCGCGCCCGGATGGAAGACCATCTGGCGGCAGGCGGCGAGGGGCTCTCCCCGCTGGTGTTCGAGGCGCTGAAGACGTTGCCGCCGGTCAGCCGCGACACGATTCCCGCCGCGCACCCGACGCAGGACATCCCCGGCCCGACCGCGCACGCCCATCACTGA
- the zwf gene encoding glucose-6-phosphate dehydrogenase, translating to MGSETVVLGQKVLAPDAAPAPASTFFIFGASGDLTKRLLLPSLYNLANEGVLADDFAIIGVDHVERSEEEYRAFLTEEIAKLPGSCDTSGETWRWLMNRIGYMAGDFEDPATYGRIRERLDGRAQLTCNAVFYLAVAPRFFATIAEQLGAAGLLKEERGFRHIVVEKPFGTDLPSARALNRRLLSIANERQIYRIDHFLGKETVQNMMALRFGNGIFEPIWTKEYIDHVQITAAETVTVEQRGGFYDTTGALRDMVPNHMFQLLAMTAMEPPNSFDADAVRTEKTKVIEAIRHMRPSEAIGAAVRGQYRAGFVNGQPVKDYRAEKDVDPDSRTETYLALKCFVDSWRWNGVPFYVRTGKALAKRRTEIAIQFKRAPGVLFSHLPTALKPNMMVIHVQPDEGVSLRFAAKVPGRKVRLSDVQMDFKYTDYFKAAPSTGYETLIYDCLCGDPTLFQRADTIEAGWEAVEPILEAVAGGENDVQFYAAGSDGPAMSDVMLAQDGFQWLPLERDRAR from the coding sequence ATGGGAAGCGAGACCGTCGTTCTCGGCCAGAAGGTTCTCGCGCCCGATGCGGCGCCGGCACCGGCCTCCACCTTCTTCATCTTCGGCGCCTCGGGCGACCTCACCAAGCGCCTGCTGCTGCCCTCGCTCTACAACCTCGCCAATGAGGGCGTGCTGGCCGACGACTTCGCCATTATCGGCGTCGATCATGTCGAGCGCAGCGAGGAGGAGTACCGCGCCTTCCTCACCGAGGAGATCGCCAAGCTGCCGGGCTCCTGCGACACCAGCGGCGAGACCTGGCGCTGGCTGATGAACCGCATCGGCTACATGGCCGGCGATTTCGAGGATCCCGCCACCTATGGGCGCATCCGCGAGCGGCTGGACGGGCGCGCCCAGCTCACCTGCAACGCGGTGTTCTATCTGGCGGTCGCCCCGCGCTTCTTCGCCACCATCGCCGAGCAGCTCGGCGCGGCCGGCCTCTTGAAGGAGGAACGCGGCTTCCGCCATATCGTGGTGGAGAAGCCCTTCGGCACCGACCTGCCCTCGGCCCGCGCGCTCAACCGGCGCCTGCTGTCCATCGCCAATGAGCGGCAGATCTACCGGATCGACCATTTCCTCGGCAAGGAAACGGTCCAGAACATGATGGCGCTGCGCTTCGGCAACGGCATTTTCGAGCCGATCTGGACCAAGGAATATATCGACCACGTGCAGATCACCGCCGCCGAGACGGTGACGGTGGAGCAGCGCGGCGGCTTCTACGACACCACCGGCGCGCTGCGCGACATGGTGCCGAATCACATGTTCCAGCTCCTCGCCATGACCGCCATGGAGCCGCCGAACTCGTTCGACGCCGACGCGGTACGCACCGAGAAGACCAAGGTGATCGAGGCCATCCGCCATATGCGCCCGAGCGAGGCGATCGGCGCGGCGGTGCGCGGCCAGTACCGCGCCGGCTTCGTCAACGGCCAGCCGGTGAAGGATTATCGCGCCGAGAAGGATGTCGACCCGGACAGCCGCACCGAGACCTATCTGGCGCTGAAATGCTTCGTCGATTCCTGGCGCTGGAACGGCGTGCCGTTCTATGTGCGCACCGGCAAGGCGCTGGCCAAGCGCCGCACCGAGATCGCCATCCAGTTCAAGCGCGCGCCGGGCGTGCTGTTCAGCCATCTGCCGACCGCGCTGAAGCCGAACATGATGGTGATTCACGTCCAGCCGGATGAGGGCGTGTCGCTGCGCTTCGCCGCCAAGGTGCCCGGCCGCAAGGTGCGGCTCTCCGACGTGCAGATGGATTTCAAATACACCGACTACTTCAAGGCGGCACCCAGCACCGGCTATGAGACGCTGATCTATGACTGCCTGTGCGGCGATCCCACGCTGTTCCAGCGCGCCGACACCATCGAGGCGGGCTGGGAAGCTGTGGAGCCGATCCTCGAAGCGGTAGCGGGCGGCGAGAACGACGTGCAGTTTTATGCCGCCGGCAGCGACGGCCCGGCCATGTCGGACGTGATGCTGGCGCAGGATGGCTTCCAGTGGCTGCCGCTCGAAAGGGACCGCGCGCGATGA
- a CDS encoding formate dehydrogenase beta subunit: MTLRIYVPKDACAIACGADEVVAAIEAAALARRQPVEIIRNGSRGMLWLEPLVEVVTPEGRIGYGPVGADDVEGLFAAGFQEGGAHDLRIGKPEEHPFMAKQTRLTFARCGVIDPASYSDYRAHGGYKGLERALALGPVEIIEEVKKSGLRGRGGAGFPTAIKWKTVADAKADRKYIVCNADEGDSGTFADRMIMEGDPFELIEGMTIAGIAVGATKGYVYTRSEYPHAIWAMEKAIAAARAHGMLGVNIAGSQYSFDMEVRMGAGAYVCGEETALLDSLEGKRGTVRAKPPLPAHKGLFQKPTVINNVLSLTAVPHILADGGEFYANFGMGRSRGTMPIQIAGNVRYGGLFETAFGIPLGELINDIGGGTATGKPVKAAQVGGPLGAYVPTWQFDLPFDYEAFAAKDALIGHGGIVVFDENADMKKMARFAMEFCSVESCGKCTPCRIGSTRGVELMDRIIAGERVEANLATLTDLCQTMKLGSLCALGGFTPYPVLSAMTHFPEEFGAPRRLEAAE, encoded by the coding sequence GTGACCCTTCGCATCTACGTTCCCAAGGACGCCTGCGCCATCGCCTGCGGCGCCGATGAGGTGGTCGCGGCGATCGAGGCCGCGGCGCTCGCCCGCCGCCAGCCGGTCGAGATCATCCGCAATGGCTCGCGCGGCATGCTGTGGCTGGAGCCGCTGGTCGAGGTGGTGACCCCGGAAGGCCGTATCGGTTACGGCCCGGTCGGCGCCGACGATGTCGAGGGCCTGTTCGCCGCCGGCTTCCAGGAAGGCGGCGCGCATGATCTGCGCATCGGCAAGCCGGAAGAGCACCCCTTCATGGCCAAGCAGACGCGCCTCACCTTCGCGCGCTGCGGTGTCATCGACCCGGCCTCCTACAGCGATTACCGCGCCCATGGCGGCTATAAGGGCCTCGAGCGGGCGCTGGCCCTCGGCCCGGTGGAGATCATCGAGGAAGTCAAGAAGTCGGGCCTGCGCGGGCGCGGCGGCGCGGGCTTCCCGACCGCCATCAAGTGGAAGACCGTGGCGGACGCCAAGGCCGACCGTAAGTACATCGTCTGCAACGCCGACGAGGGCGACTCGGGCACCTTCGCCGACCGTATGATCATGGAAGGCGATCCCTTCGAGCTGATCGAGGGCATGACCATCGCCGGCATCGCGGTGGGCGCCACCAAGGGCTATGTCTACACCCGCTCGGAATATCCCCACGCCATCTGGGCGATGGAGAAGGCGATCGCCGCCGCCCGCGCCCATGGCATGCTCGGCGTGAACATCGCCGGCTCGCAGTACAGCTTCGACATGGAAGTGCGCATGGGCGCCGGCGCCTATGTGTGCGGCGAGGAGACGGCGCTGCTCGACAGCCTGGAAGGCAAGCGCGGCACGGTGCGCGCCAAGCCCCCGCTGCCTGCGCATAAGGGCCTGTTCCAGAAGCCGACCGTCATCAACAACGTGCTCTCGCTGACCGCCGTGCCGCATATCCTGGCCGATGGCGGCGAGTTCTACGCCAATTTCGGCATGGGCCGCTCGCGCGGCACGATGCCGATCCAGATCGCCGGCAATGTCCGTTATGGCGGCCTGTTCGAGACCGCCTTCGGCATTCCGCTCGGCGAGCTGATCAACGACATCGGCGGCGGCACCGCGACCGGCAAGCCGGTCAAGGCGGCGCAGGTCGGTGGCCCGCTCGGCGCCTATGTGCCGACCTGGCAGTTCGACCTGCCCTTCGACTACGAGGCCTTCGCCGCGAAGGACGCGCTGATCGGTCATGGCGGCATCGTCGTGTTCGACGAGAATGCCGACATGAAGAAGATGGCGCGCTTCGCCATGGAGTTCTGCTCCGTGGAGAGCTGCGGCAAGTGCACGCCGTGCCGCATCGGCTCGACGCGCGGCGTCGAACTGATGGACCGCATCATCGCCGGCGAGCGCGTCGAGGCCAACCTCGCGACGCTCACCGACCTCTGCCAGACCATGAAGCTTGGATCGCTTTGCGCCCTTGGCGGGTTTACCCCGTATCCGGTGCTGAGCGCGATGACCCATTTCCCCGAGGAATTTGGCGCCCCGCGCCGCCTCGAAGCCGCTGAATGA
- a CDS encoding Cof-type HAD-IIB family hydrolase has protein sequence MTDLRADKRPLPSRIRLMVSDVDGTLVNRAKEVTPATVEAVRRLRAAGVAFAAVSARPPRGMRLLNEALGLDIFGGFNGGTILRGDYSLVEETLIDPVAVRQGLDMMVPRGASVWVFADNEWYLTDPDNPYVAGETRTVAFPPTLVSDFGDHVTRAGKIVFSSTDFDMLAASEPELQARVGAGATARRSQAKYLDLTPPGTDKGYAVRAFARHYGVAVEEVAVIGDMANDLPMFGTAGLAIAMGNGAPEVKAKADLVTVTNEEDGVAHAIEHFVLPRAPG, from the coding sequence ATGACCGACTTACGTGCCGACAAGCGGCCTTTGCCCTCGCGCATCCGCCTCATGGTGTCGGATGTCGACGGCACGCTGGTGAACCGCGCCAAGGAGGTCACGCCCGCCACGGTGGAGGCGGTGCGCCGCCTGCGCGCGGCCGGCGTCGCCTTCGCCGCCGTCTCCGCCCGGCCGCCGCGCGGCATGCGGCTCTTGAACGAGGCCCTCGGCCTCGACATTTTCGGCGGCTTCAATGGCGGCACCATCCTGCGCGGCGACTACAGCCTGGTCGAGGAGACGCTGATCGACCCGGTCGCCGTGCGCCAGGGCCTCGACATGATGGTGCCGCGCGGCGCCTCGGTCTGGGTGTTCGCTGACAATGAGTGGTATCTCACCGACCCCGACAATCCTTACGTCGCCGGCGAGACCCGCACCGTCGCCTTCCCGCCGACGCTGGTGAGCGATTTCGGCGACCATGTCACGCGGGCCGGCAAGATCGTGTTCTCCTCGACCGATTTCGACATGCTGGCGGCGAGCGAGCCCGAGCTGCAGGCGCGGGTCGGCGCCGGCGCCACGGCCCGCCGCTCGCAGGCGAAATATCTCGACCTCACCCCGCCCGGCACCGACAAGGGCTATGCGGTGCGTGCCTTCGCCCGGCATTACGGGGTGGCGGTGGAGGAGGTCGCGGTGATCGGCGACATGGCCAATGACCTGCCGATGTTCGGCACCGCCGGCCTTGCCATCGCCATGGGCAATGGCGCGCCGGAGGTGAAGGCGAAGGCCGACCTCGTGACCGTGACCAATGAGGAAGACGGCGTCGCCCACGCCATCGAGCACTTCGTGCTGCCCCGCGCGCCGGGCTGA
- the fdhD gene encoding formate dehydrogenase accessory sulfurtransferase FdhD — MIPPVLRVSRLACGPQGAQAGERAIPEETPVAIVHNGSTYAVMMATPADIEDFGYGFSLTEGVIDDLGDVDSIETLEFDEADGAVGIEVRLWLKDERARQMVARRRQIAGPTGCGLCGVESLELAVKPARLVTATRHFTVDEISRAIAALPPAQVLNRQTRAVHAAAFWQPEDGLVAVREDVGRHNALDKLVGHLVRQGRDASAGIVLLTSRVSIEMVQKTARLGAGVLVAVSAPTALAVRTAEKAGITLAAIARDDGFEVFTHPHRIAVGGAEQERIAHVG, encoded by the coding sequence ATGATCCCGCCGGTCCTGCGCGTGTCCCGCCTCGCCTGCGGCCCTCAGGGGGCGCAGGCTGGCGAGCGCGCGATACCGGAGGAGACCCCGGTCGCCATCGTCCATAACGGCTCCACCTATGCCGTGATGATGGCGACGCCGGCCGACATCGAAGATTTCGGCTATGGCTTCAGCCTCACCGAGGGCGTCATCGACGACCTCGGTGATGTCGATTCCATCGAGACGCTGGAATTTGACGAGGCGGATGGCGCGGTTGGCATCGAAGTGCGCCTCTGGCTCAAGGATGAGCGGGCGCGCCAGATGGTGGCGCGCCGCCGGCAGATCGCCGGTCCCACCGGCTGCGGCCTGTGCGGCGTCGAAAGCCTTGAACTGGCGGTGAAGCCGGCGCGTCTGGTGACCGCCACGCGCCACTTCACGGTGGACGAGATTTCCCGCGCCATCGCGGCGCTGCCGCCGGCGCAGGTGCTGAACCGGCAGACGCGGGCGGTTCATGCGGCGGCCTTCTGGCAGCCGGAGGACGGGCTGGTCGCGGTGCGCGAGGATGTCGGGCGCCACAACGCGCTGGACAAGCTGGTCGGCCATCTGGTCCGGCAGGGTCGTGACGCCAGCGCCGGCATCGTGCTGCTCACCAGCCGCGTGTCGATCGAGATGGTGCAGAAGACCGCCAGGCTCGGGGCGGGCGTGCTGGTGGCGGTCTCCGCCCCGACCGCGCTCGCCGTGCGCACGGCGGAGAAGGCCGGCATCACGCTCGCGGCGATCGCCCGCGACGACGGATTTGAAGTGTTTACCCACCCCCATCGCATCGCGGTCGGCGGGGCAGAACAGGAGCGTATCGCCCATGTCGGCTAA
- the fdhF gene encoding formate dehydrogenase subunit alpha, with protein MSLVHEIDYGTPAPKTDKMVTLTIDGMEVTVPEGTSIMRAAMEMGTQIPKLCATDSLEAFGSCRLCLIEIEGRNGTPASCTTPVAPGIKVHTQTPRLAQLRKGVMELYISDHPLDCLTCAANGDCELQDMAGAVGLREVRYGMEGKNHFAPTSELVMPKDESNPYFTYDPAKCIVCNRCVRACEEVQGTFALTISGRGFDSRVSPGQSEAFLTSECVSCGACVQACPTATLSEKRLIDIGTPEHSVVTTCAYCGVGCTFKAEMRGQEVVRMVPWKDGKANRGHSCVKGRFAWGYATHQDRILKPMIRAKVTDPWREVSWEEAISHTASELKRIQDAYGRKSVGGITSSRCTNEEAYLVQKIIRAGFGTNNVDTCARVCHSPTGYGLNQAFGTSAGTQDFDSVEDSDVILVIGANPTDGHPVFGSRMKKRLRQGAKLIVVDPRRIDLVRSPHITADFHLPLQPGTNVAVVTSLAHVVVTEGLVNEEYVRQFCDWEEFQDWAEFVADKRHSPEEVEKVSGVPAELIRGAARLYATGGNAAIYYGLGVTEHSQGSTTVMAIANLAMATGNIGRRGVGVNPLRGQNNVQGSCDMGSFPHELPGYRHISDDATRATFEAMWGRPLDAEPGLRIPNMLDAAVDGTFKAIYIQGEDILQSDPDTHHVASGLAAMELVIVQDLFLNETATYAHVFLPGCTFLEKDGTFTNAERRIQLVRKVMAPKNGYGDWEVTQMLAKAIGLDWNYTHPSQIMDEIAALTPTFAGVSFKRLDEMGSVQWPCNDANPEGMPIMHINGFARGKGKFVVTEYVPTDERTGARFPLLLTTGRILSHYNVGAQTRRTENVAWHPEDVLEIHPHDAEQRGVRQGDWVRIDSRAGGTTLRAEITDRVAPGVVYTTFHHPTTQANVVTTDFSDWATNCPEFKVTAVQISRSNGPSEWQEDYDAFARQSRRIAVAAE; from the coding sequence ATGTCACTCGTCCATGAGATCGACTACGGTACGCCCGCCCCCAAGACCGACAAGATGGTCACGCTGACCATTGACGGCATGGAAGTGACGGTGCCGGAAGGCACCTCCATCATGCGCGCGGCGATGGAAATGGGGACGCAGATCCCCAAGCTCTGCGCCACCGACTCGCTGGAGGCCTTCGGCTCCTGCCGCCTGTGCCTGATCGAGATCGAGGGCCGCAACGGCACGCCGGCCTCCTGCACCACGCCGGTGGCGCCGGGGATCAAGGTCCACACCCAGACCCCGCGCCTCGCGCAGCTGCGCAAGGGCGTGATGGAGCTGTACATCTCCGACCACCCGCTGGACTGCCTGACCTGCGCCGCCAATGGCGACTGCGAGCTGCAGGACATGGCCGGCGCGGTCGGCCTGCGCGAGGTGCGCTACGGCATGGAGGGCAAGAACCACTTCGCCCCCACCTCCGAGCTCGTCATGCCGAAGGACGAGTCGAACCCGTATTTCACCTATGACCCGGCCAAGTGCATCGTCTGCAATCGCTGCGTGCGCGCCTGCGAGGAAGTGCAGGGCACCTTCGCGCTGACCATTTCCGGCCGTGGCTTCGACAGCCGCGTCTCGCCCGGCCAGTCGGAAGCGTTCCTGACCTCCGAATGCGTGTCCTGCGGCGCCTGCGTGCAGGCCTGCCCGACCGCCACGCTCTCCGAGAAGCGCCTGATCGACATCGGCACGCCCGAGCATTCGGTGGTGACGACCTGCGCCTATTGCGGCGTCGGCTGCACCTTCAAGGCGGAAATGCGCGGCCAGGAAGTGGTCCGCATGGTCCCGTGGAAGGACGGCAAGGCCAATCGCGGCCATAGCTGCGTCAAGGGCCGCTTCGCCTGGGGCTACGCCACCCATCAGGACCGCATCCTCAAGCCGATGATCCGCGCCAAGGTCACCGACCCGTGGCGTGAGGTTTCGTGGGAAGAGGCGATCTCCCACACGGCCTCCGAGCTGAAGCGCATCCAGGACGCCTATGGCCGCAAGTCGGTCGGCGGCATCACCTCCTCGCGCTGCACCAATGAGGAAGCCTATCTCGTCCAGAAGATCATCCGCGCCGGCTTCGGCACCAACAATGTCGATACCTGCGCCCGCGTCTGCCACTCGCCGACCGGCTATGGCCTGAATCAGGCGTTCGGCACCTCGGCGGGCACGCAGGACTTCGACTCGGTCGAGGATTCCGACGTCATCCTCGTCATCGGCGCCAACCCGACCGACGGCCACCCGGTGTTCGGCTCGCGCATGAAGAAGCGCCTGCGCCAGGGTGCCAAGCTGATCGTCGTCGATCCGCGCCGCATCGACCTGGTGCGCTCGCCCCACATCACCGCCGACTTCCACCTGCCGCTGCAGCCGGGCACCAACGTCGCCGTCGTCACCTCGCTCGCCCATGTCGTGGTGACCGAGGGTCTGGTGAACGAGGAATATGTCCGCCAGTTCTGCGACTGGGAGGAATTCCAGGACTGGGCCGAGTTCGTCGCCGACAAGCGCCACTCGCCCGAGGAAGTCGAGAAGGTCTCCGGCGTCCCGGCCGAGCTGATCCGCGGCGCGGCCCGGCTCTACGCCACCGGCGGCAATGCGGCGATCTATTACGGCCTCGGCGTCACCGAGCACTCGCAGGGCTCGACCACCGTCATGGCCATCGCCAACCTCGCCATGGCGACCGGCAATATCGGCCGTCGCGGCGTCGGCGTGAACCCGCTGCGCGGCCAGAACAACGTGCAGGGCTCGTGCGACATGGGCTCGTTCCCGCATGAGCTGCCGGGCTACCGGCACATCTCCGACGACGCGACCCGCGCCACCTTCGAGGCGATGTGGGGCCGTCCGCTCGACGCCGAGCCGGGCCTGCGCATCCCGAACATGCTGGACGCCGCCGTCGACGGCACCTTCAAGGCGATCTACATCCAGGGCGAGGACATCCTCCAGTCCGACCCGGACACCCACCACGTCGCCTCAGGCCTCGCTGCCATGGAGCTGGTGATCGTGCAGGATCTGTTCCTGAACGAGACCGCCACCTACGCCCATGTCTTCCTGCCGGGCTGCACCTTCCTTGAGAAGGACGGCACCTTCACCAATGCCGAGCGCCGCATCCAGCTCGTGCGCAAGGTGATGGCGCCGAAGAATGGCTATGGCGACTGGGAAGTGACGCAGATGCTGGCCAAGGCCATCGGCCTTGACTGGAACTACACCCACCCGTCGCAGATCATGGACGAGATCGCCGCGCTGACCCCGACCTTCGCCGGTGTCTCCTTCAAGCGCCTCGACGAGATGGGCTCGGTCCAGTGGCCGTGCAACGACGCCAACCCCGAGGGCATGCCGATCATGCACATCAACGGGTTTGCGCGCGGCAAGGGCAAGTTCGTCGTCACCGAATATGTGCCGACCGACGAGCGCACCGGCGCCCGCTTCCCGCTGCTGCTCACCACGGGCCGCATCCTCAGCCACTACAATGTCGGCGCGCAGACCCGCCGCACGGAGAATGTGGCGTGGCACCCGGAAGACGTGCTGGAAATCCACCCGCACGATGCCGAGCAGCGCGGCGTGCGCCAGGGCGACTGGGTCCGCATCGACAGCCGCGCCGGTGGCACCACGCTGCGCGCGGAGATCACCGACCGCGTGGCGCCGGGCGTTGTCTACACCACCTTCCACCACCCGACGACGCAGGCCAACGTCGTGACCACGGACTTCTCGGACTGGGCGACCAACTGTCCGGAGTTCAAGGTCACCGCCGTGCAGATCTCGCGCTCGAACGGGCCGTCCGAGTGGCAGGAGGATTACGACGCCTTCGCCCGCCAGAGCCGCCGCATCGCTGTCGCGGCGGAGTGA